A single Streptomyces sp. Edi2 DNA region contains:
- a CDS encoding phytanoyl-CoA dioxygenase family protein — protein sequence MTALDQAAAAYEEHGFAIIRNVIPEDVLAEARAHVEWLTAKYPELRPEHFHHPLIRNDAFWVRLISDPRLVDIGEHFLGPDLACFTAHYVCKPPYDGHPVLWHQDGAYWKLAPMNALTVWLAIDESTTRNGCLRMIPGSHKLPLYEPSLRTDRPNMLFSEADSGLVGEWAEKQGIVDIELNPGDVSIHHPHLLHCSEANTSPKRRCGLDIGYISTTTRIESDGLYLDPVLVRGTPAEGVNTYRDLPRYSPGETIAFAGHETWNDRPGVTPAGSPAGEAPLTTTERMIERLREGTVAR from the coding sequence ATGACCGCACTGGATCAGGCCGCTGCCGCATATGAGGAGCACGGCTTCGCCATCATCCGCAATGTCATCCCCGAGGACGTGCTCGCAGAGGCACGCGCCCATGTCGAGTGGCTGACGGCCAAGTACCCGGAGCTCCGGCCCGAGCACTTCCACCACCCGCTGATCCGCAATGACGCCTTCTGGGTCCGCCTCATATCGGACCCGCGGCTCGTGGACATCGGCGAGCACTTCCTGGGCCCGGACCTTGCCTGCTTCACGGCGCACTACGTCTGCAAGCCGCCCTACGACGGCCATCCCGTGCTGTGGCACCAGGACGGTGCGTACTGGAAGCTGGCGCCGATGAACGCCCTCACGGTGTGGCTGGCCATCGACGAGAGCACCACCCGAAACGGCTGCCTGCGGATGATCCCCGGCAGTCACAAGCTGCCGCTGTACGAACCGAGCCTGCGCACGGACCGGCCCAACATGCTCTTCTCGGAGGCCGACAGCGGGCTGGTGGGCGAATGGGCCGAGAAGCAGGGCATCGTCGACATCGAGCTGAACCCCGGCGATGTCTCGATTCACCATCCACACCTGCTGCACTGCTCGGAGGCGAACACCTCACCGAAACGGCGCTGCGGACTCGACATCGGCTACATCTCCACCACCACCCGTATCGAGAGCGACGGGCTCTACCTGGACCCCGTGCTGGTGCGCGGCACGCCCGCCGAGGGCGTCAACACCTACCGTGACCTGCCGCGTTACTCACCGGGCGAGACCATTGCGTTCGCCGGCCACGAGACGTGGAACGACCGGCCCGGCGTCACCCCGGCCGGCTCCCCGGCCGGGGAAGCGCCCCTCACCACGACCGAGCGCATGATCGAGCGGCTGCGGGAAGGCACTGTCGCGCGCTGA
- a CDS encoding MFS transporter: MTLPSADVGAPADETVEVLKVPDFRLLWAANGFRYAASEVAGFALPLTALLLLHAPPLMMSLIFVCSRAGFLVMGLPAGVWIDRWRKKPVLIWADVVYAVAFGSVPAAYFLHVLTVAQLLVVALMVSLAGVFFDVAHSSVLPYVLPRRRVSDGNARLQTSESALQAVSPSVAGVLTQSVAAPVLYCFAALCHLTSVVLLRRIRPDGDIARGKGEPGRKFRREIADGIGILFRQPLLRLLLNQAALNNIGAGIILAMLPVFLLREIGVAPWQFGLLSTLGALAGLTASLVAPRFRRRFGEIRMTLVFSAVAPVAVLAAPLAGVFREAAVPLIALAEVLIGFALVGRSVSTAGLRARVTPNAYMGRVTAAYSVVVQGATPLGALAGGLIANQWSTGTALWAGGLTMGVPLVLLLLSPLRRYRTLPAEWEV, translated from the coding sequence GTGACGCTCCCCTCCGCCGACGTCGGCGCCCCCGCCGATGAGACCGTCGAGGTCCTCAAGGTTCCGGACTTCCGGCTGCTGTGGGCCGCGAACGGATTCCGGTACGCGGCCTCCGAGGTTGCCGGGTTCGCGCTGCCCCTCACCGCGCTGCTTCTGCTGCACGCACCGCCGCTGATGATGAGTCTGATCTTCGTCTGCAGCCGGGCCGGGTTCTTGGTGATGGGGCTCCCGGCCGGTGTCTGGATCGACCGCTGGCGCAAGAAGCCGGTGCTGATCTGGGCGGATGTGGTCTACGCCGTGGCCTTCGGCAGCGTGCCTGCCGCCTACTTCCTCCACGTCCTCACCGTGGCCCAACTGCTCGTGGTGGCACTGATGGTGAGCCTGGCCGGCGTCTTCTTCGACGTGGCGCACAGCAGCGTGCTGCCCTATGTGCTGCCCAGACGCCGGGTGTCGGACGGCAATGCCCGGCTGCAGACGTCCGAGAGCGCCCTCCAGGCGGTCTCCCCCAGCGTTGCCGGTGTGCTGACGCAGAGCGTCGCGGCCCCCGTCCTCTACTGCTTCGCCGCCCTCTGCCACCTGACGTCGGTCGTGCTGCTGCGCCGTATCCGGCCGGACGGGGACATCGCCCGCGGCAAGGGCGAGCCCGGGCGGAAGTTCCGGCGTGAGATCGCGGACGGCATCGGCATCCTCTTCCGGCAGCCGCTGCTGCGCCTGCTGCTCAACCAGGCGGCCCTGAACAACATCGGCGCGGGCATCATCCTGGCGATGCTGCCGGTGTTCCTCCTCAGGGAGATCGGCGTCGCCCCCTGGCAGTTCGGGCTGCTGTCGACGCTCGGTGCGCTGGCCGGACTCACCGCCTCACTGGTGGCCCCCCGGTTCCGGCGCCGGTTCGGTGAGATACGGATGACGCTGGTCTTCTCCGCCGTGGCCCCGGTCGCGGTCCTGGCGGCACCGCTGGCCGGCGTCTTCCGCGAGGCCGCCGTGCCGCTGATCGCGCTGGCGGAGGTCCTGATCGGCTTCGCCCTCGTGGGCCGGTCGGTGTCCACGGCCGGACTGCGGGCCCGGGTGACACCGAACGCGTACATGGGCCGGGTCACGGCGGCGTACAGCGTCGTCGTGCAGGGAGCCACGCCCCTCGGCGCGCTGGCCGGCGGCCTGATCGCCAACCAGTGGTCCACCGGTACGGCGCTGTGGGCAGGCGGACTGACCATGGGCGTCCCCCTCGTCCTGCTGCTGCTCTCCCCCCTGCGCCGCTACCGCACGCTCCCCGCCGAGTGGGAGGTCTGA
- a CDS encoding amino acid adenylation domain-containing protein, translated as MAAGRSLADDLRATAARHGDRTAVIDGTLTLSYAALDGIAEHLAQALREVGVTPGDCVVWHGAKSSLAVAAVHGILRSGAGYVPVDPDGPIARAELIAGRCLPRAVVADAAARDQWRTVAPGLVWEKLPLGPEPAGELWCAVPTDAPRPPLEDLAYVLHTSGSTGLPKGVVHTHASASAFVDWSVRELGLTERDVIINSAPLHFDPTTLHLFGAARVGAAVALMPASAAPFPAAHIDFCRRVGGTVWYAVTSTLAWLTRRGKELLPELRGLRAVVTGGEVLPPDEVNVLLSALPGIRLLNVYGPTESNVCTFYEIRGRRRPDAVIPIGRVLPGAEIAVVDERLEEVEPGCPGQLLVRGSMLMEGYLDPEQTARAFVRTADGRRWYASGDLVRENPAGELEFIGREDAQIKSRGFRVELGEIERHLHALDGVHECVVVATPDAVFSHVITAFVTADHLDDVKPLPEVLRSRLPHYMVPERLVLVADELPRNSNGKADRKALSELAARPELGETPGLTVVH; from the coding sequence ATGGCGGCCGGCCGATCCCTTGCCGACGATCTGCGGGCGACCGCGGCACGCCACGGCGACCGTACCGCCGTCATCGACGGAACCCTCACGCTCAGCTATGCCGCACTGGACGGCATCGCGGAACACCTCGCACAGGCACTGCGCGAGGTGGGCGTCACTCCCGGCGACTGCGTCGTCTGGCACGGGGCGAAATCCTCGCTGGCGGTGGCGGCCGTCCACGGCATACTCCGCTCCGGGGCGGGCTACGTCCCGGTCGATCCGGACGGGCCCATCGCCCGCGCCGAGCTCATCGCCGGCCGCTGCCTCCCCCGCGCCGTGGTGGCGGACGCCGCGGCCCGGGACCAGTGGCGCACGGTCGCACCCGGGCTCGTATGGGAGAAGCTGCCCCTCGGCCCCGAACCGGCCGGTGAACTGTGGTGCGCAGTCCCCACGGACGCACCACGCCCCCCGCTGGAAGACCTCGCGTACGTACTCCATACGTCCGGCAGCACCGGCCTTCCCAAGGGCGTCGTCCACACCCACGCAAGCGCCTCGGCGTTCGTCGACTGGTCGGTCCGGGAGCTGGGGCTCACGGAGCGCGATGTCATCATCAACTCCGCACCGCTGCACTTCGACCCGACCACGCTCCACCTCTTCGGCGCCGCCCGCGTAGGCGCCGCGGTCGCCCTGATGCCCGCGTCGGCCGCGCCCTTCCCCGCCGCACACATCGATTTCTGCCGCCGGGTCGGCGGCACCGTCTGGTACGCGGTGACCTCGACCCTCGCCTGGCTCACCCGCAGGGGCAAGGAGCTGCTGCCGGAACTGCGGGGGCTGCGTGCGGTCGTGACCGGCGGCGAGGTACTGCCGCCGGACGAGGTGAATGTGCTGCTCTCGGCCCTGCCGGGGATCCGGCTGCTCAATGTGTACGGACCGACCGAGAGCAACGTCTGCACGTTCTACGAGATCCGTGGCCGCCGGCGGCCCGATGCCGTGATCCCGATCGGGCGGGTGCTGCCGGGCGCGGAGATCGCCGTGGTGGACGAGCGGCTGGAAGAGGTGGAGCCCGGTTGCCCAGGCCAGCTCCTGGTGCGCGGCAGCATGCTGATGGAGGGCTATCTGGATCCCGAGCAGACCGCCCGCGCCTTTGTCCGCACCGCTGACGGCCGGCGGTGGTACGCCAGCGGTGACCTGGTCCGGGAGAACCCCGCGGGCGAGCTCGAATTCATCGGCCGCGAGGACGCCCAGATCAAGTCGCGTGGCTTCCGGGTCGAGCTGGGGGAGATAGAACGGCACCTCCACGCGCTCGACGGCGTCCACGAATGTGTCGTGGTGGCGACACCGGACGCCGTCTTCTCCCACGTGATCACCGCGTTCGTGACGGCGGATCACCTCGACGACGTCAAGCCGCTGCCCGAGGTGCTGCGGTCCCGGCTGCCGCACTACATGGTGCCGGAGCGCCTTGTCCTGGTCGCGGATGAGCTGCCCAGGAACTCCAACGGGAAGGCCGACCGGAAGGCTCTGTCGGAGCTTGCCGCCCGGCCGGAGCTCGGTGAGACCCCCGGGCTGACGGTCGTCCACTGA
- a CDS encoding phosphopantetheine-binding protein, with amino-acid sequence MTEDSVLKAVLAAVREVAPRAEVSDDTALIAERVIDSLSLLSLVSLLEKEFSVTIRDSEILPAHFESPLAVRAFLKSKGC; translated from the coding sequence ATGACAGAAGACTCCGTACTCAAGGCCGTCCTCGCCGCGGTCCGCGAGGTGGCGCCGAGGGCCGAGGTCTCCGACGACACCGCCCTCATCGCCGAACGGGTCATCGACTCGCTGTCCCTGCTCAGCCTGGTCTCGCTCCTGGAGAAGGAATTCTCCGTCACCATCAGGGACTCGGAAATCCTCCCGGCCCACTTCGAGAGCCCGCTCGCCGTCCGGGCCTTCCTGAAGTCCAAGGGCTGCTGA
- a CDS encoding acyl-CoA dehydrogenase family protein, whose product MTEDRELLHSKEFTHWLSGFRSWAGKNPEEATAWRAAGAQGLLSLAVPEGTGGTGAGYEAACLALEAFAEESGLSGLPFSMAAQMWACQEPLLEFGSEAQHARYLRPLMAGTTVGAFAATEYESGSDLLSLRTRAEQGAEGRWRLNGAKTFVTNGPTADIFVIIARTAEGSALSGLTAFLVPRDAPGLRIGKVIEKSALAGAQLSSLLMDDCVVDDTDRLGGAGGGFAVLMHAMRYERAFILAPALGLMAGALRHAVEHARSRSQFGRPLGSYDTIRQRLVRMHLSLTSARELLYATARAADGNRLEHSRSSLTKLHVSTEFNRFCQELPDLYGGYALLPETGALALTADAVASRYYSGTSDMQMKIIAEGLGL is encoded by the coding sequence ATGACGGAGGACCGAGAACTCCTGCACAGCAAGGAGTTCACCCACTGGCTCTCGGGGTTCAGGTCCTGGGCCGGGAAGAACCCGGAAGAAGCCACCGCCTGGCGTGCGGCCGGCGCTCAGGGGCTGCTGTCCCTGGCCGTCCCCGAGGGCACCGGCGGCACCGGGGCCGGCTACGAGGCGGCCTGCCTCGCCCTGGAGGCGTTCGCCGAGGAGAGCGGGCTGAGCGGGCTGCCCTTCTCCATGGCGGCTCAGATGTGGGCCTGCCAGGAGCCCCTTCTCGAATTCGGCAGCGAGGCCCAGCACGCCAGGTACCTGCGCCCCCTCATGGCGGGCACGACCGTGGGTGCCTTCGCCGCCACCGAGTACGAATCGGGCTCGGACCTGCTGTCCCTGCGGACCCGTGCCGAGCAGGGCGCCGAGGGGCGGTGGCGGCTCAACGGCGCCAAGACCTTCGTCACCAACGGCCCGACCGCCGATATCTTCGTGATCATCGCCCGCACCGCCGAGGGCAGCGCGCTCTCCGGCCTCACCGCCTTCCTGGTCCCCCGGGACGCCCCGGGCCTGCGGATCGGCAAGGTGATCGAGAAGTCCGCGCTGGCGGGCGCGCAGCTGTCCTCGCTGCTCATGGACGACTGCGTGGTGGACGACACCGACCGGCTGGGCGGCGCCGGCGGCGGATTCGCCGTCCTCATGCACGCGATGCGCTACGAGCGCGCCTTCATCCTGGCGCCTGCCCTGGGGCTGATGGCCGGCGCACTGCGCCACGCGGTCGAACACGCCCGCTCCCGCAGCCAGTTCGGCCGCCCGCTCGGCTCGTACGACACCATCCGCCAGCGCCTGGTCCGGATGCACCTGAGCCTGACCAGCGCGCGGGAACTGCTCTACGCCACGGCCCGGGCGGCCGACGGGAACCGGCTCGAACACAGCCGGTCGTCCCTGACGAAGCTGCACGTCAGCACGGAGTTCAACCGGTTCTGCCAGGAGCTGCCCGATCTGTACGGCGGCTACGCGCTGCTGCCGGAGACGGGCGCCCTCGCGCTGACGGCCGACGCGGTGGCCAGCCGGTACTACTCCGGCACCTCCGATATGCAGATGAAGATCATTGCTGAAGGGCTGGGTTTGTGA
- a CDS encoding MoaD/ThiS family protein: protein MPEVKVILSTPLARFADGETKFQVPAGTFQEVIDKVYERHPALRLRLADGAGTLLPFVSVYVGEDNIRDLGAPDIEVSPQTTVMIMSAVAGG, encoded by the coding sequence GTGCCCGAGGTAAAGGTCATCCTTTCCACCCCGCTCGCCCGGTTCGCCGACGGCGAGACCAAGTTCCAGGTGCCGGCCGGCACCTTCCAAGAGGTCATCGACAAGGTGTACGAGCGCCACCCCGCGCTGCGCCTGCGCCTGGCGGACGGCGCCGGGACGCTGCTCCCCTTCGTCAGCGTCTACGTCGGTGAGGACAACATCCGCGATCTCGGCGCCCCGGACATCGAGGTGTCCCCGCAGACCACCGTGATGATCATGTCGGCGGTGGCCGGTGGATAG
- a CDS encoding YcaO-like family protein, translated as MPKVRLPGTHRAVAPETTWARLAPRLRQYGISRVADVTRLDNIGIPVFLAVRPESETLAVSQGKGASPILAKLSAVMESVELWYAERPALDTFTATAESLGLPYALTNLNLRTTGEWIQQLELDWIRASSLADGRPVPVPLDLVRLSYSGEHYWRRRLFETSSTGLASGNTFPEACLHGLYEAAERDVLAAHPSRTDPGRLFIDPATVRDAHLRSLMRRLTDAGVAFEITCIPNRLGIPTFAAFVWSPLFPIVCAGSGSHMDPDVALSRALTEAVQSRLTEISATRDDIPSDQDTTRDASADPGFRPHAEGVSADDALSGHGGSYDDLEEELAVVTQRLTDATGHAPLAVRLSGPADPFSVVRVICPGLSYAEGRTLSP; from the coding sequence ATGCCTAAGGTCAGACTGCCCGGGACGCACCGCGCGGTAGCGCCGGAGACCACCTGGGCCCGGCTCGCCCCCCGGCTGCGCCAGTACGGCATCAGCCGGGTCGCCGACGTCACCCGCCTCGACAACATCGGCATCCCCGTCTTCCTCGCCGTACGGCCCGAGTCCGAGACCCTGGCCGTCTCCCAGGGCAAGGGCGCCTCGCCGATCCTCGCGAAGCTCTCCGCCGTGATGGAGTCCGTCGAGCTCTGGTACGCCGAGCGCCCGGCGCTCGACACCTTCACCGCCACCGCCGAAAGCCTCGGTCTCCCGTATGCCCTGACCAATCTGAACCTCCGTACGACGGGCGAGTGGATCCAGCAGCTCGAACTGGACTGGATCCGGGCCTCTTCGCTGGCCGACGGCCGGCCGGTGCCGGTTCCGCTGGACCTCGTCCGGCTCTCGTACAGCGGAGAGCACTACTGGCGCCGCCGCCTCTTCGAGACGAGCAGCACCGGGCTCGCCTCCGGGAACACCTTCCCCGAGGCCTGTCTCCACGGGCTGTACGAAGCGGCCGAACGGGACGTGCTGGCCGCCCACCCGTCCCGAACCGACCCCGGACGCCTCTTCATCGACCCGGCGACCGTCCGCGACGCGCATCTGCGCTCCCTGATGCGCCGGCTCACCGACGCCGGGGTCGCGTTCGAGATCACCTGCATTCCGAACCGGCTGGGGATACCCACGTTCGCCGCCTTCGTCTGGTCGCCGCTCTTCCCCATCGTGTGCGCCGGTTCCGGCAGCCACATGGACCCCGATGTCGCGCTGTCCCGTGCGCTCACCGAGGCCGTACAGAGCCGGCTGACCGAAATCAGCGCCACCCGCGATGACATTCCGTCGGACCAGGACACGACGCGGGACGCGAGTGCGGACCCCGGCTTCCGGCCACACGCCGAGGGAGTGAGCGCCGACGACGCGCTGAGCGGACACGGCGGCAGCTACGACGACTTGGAGGAGGAGCTGGCGGTGGTCACCCAACGGCTGACGGACGCGACCGGCCACGCCCCCCTCGCGGTACGGCTGTCCGGGCCGGCCGATCCGTTCAGTGTCGTACGGGTCATCTGCCCCGGGCTCTCCTATGCGGAAGGGCGCACTCTCTCCCCCTGA
- a CDS encoding TfuA-like protein → MAVHVFVGPSCPEPLALRSHPGFILHGPVKHGDLFSAGLTEGDVVVIVDGIYHHRLALRHKEILDVLARGITVLGAASIGALRAAELDGFGMIGVGRVHHWYRTGVFEGDDAVSVAHSETGSPAGLNIPLVNLHAAMAAGCDSGVLGRDAAQHLMARLESEYYPLRTPERVRSLIKQCGETAFADWYEQRLAAEPDAFDQKRADALEAFALAERLDSPAQPSPPGVASGARDWRTEYHRRWRNRFATATPDLHHRLAYRQIFDPGFPDVWWDFLNGSSAAGSPAASDGFRGHVRQQLGPVAVQWLDDPALRARITAVICPLPDLADPGEAKLLLRGESAEDRARVADWLDQMRQHLETHPARSLVQIREAVCTRLLARIWGVAAGSELAVECGRRGFPSLRQAAGAFRPFALGYLSDQTARTARTTETAPTAPTAPATPVAPAAPAARTSGARGHA, encoded by the coding sequence ATGGCGGTTCATGTGTTCGTCGGGCCGTCGTGCCCTGAACCTCTCGCACTGCGGAGTCACCCGGGCTTCATCCTGCACGGGCCGGTCAAACACGGTGACCTCTTCTCGGCCGGGCTCACCGAGGGGGATGTCGTCGTGATCGTGGACGGGATCTACCACCACCGTCTGGCACTGCGCCACAAGGAGATCCTCGACGTCCTGGCGCGGGGCATCACCGTGCTCGGGGCAGCCAGCATCGGCGCTCTGCGCGCGGCCGAACTCGACGGGTTCGGCATGATCGGCGTCGGCCGTGTCCACCACTGGTACCGCACCGGCGTCTTCGAGGGCGATGACGCGGTGAGCGTGGCCCACAGCGAAACGGGCTCGCCGGCCGGCCTCAACATCCCCCTGGTCAACCTCCACGCCGCGATGGCGGCCGGCTGCGACTCCGGAGTCCTGGGACGGGACGCGGCCCAGCACCTGATGGCGCGGCTGGAGAGCGAGTACTACCCGCTGCGCACCCCCGAGCGTGTGCGCTCCCTCATCAAGCAGTGCGGCGAGACCGCATTCGCCGACTGGTACGAGCAGCGCTTGGCCGCCGAGCCGGACGCCTTCGACCAGAAGCGGGCCGACGCGCTCGAGGCCTTCGCGCTCGCCGAACGGCTCGACTCCCCGGCGCAGCCCTCGCCACCCGGCGTGGCGAGCGGCGCACGCGACTGGCGCACCGAGTACCACCGGCGCTGGCGCAACCGCTTCGCGACGGCCACCCCCGACCTGCACCACCGGCTCGCCTACCGGCAAATATTCGACCCCGGATTCCCCGACGTCTGGTGGGACTTCCTGAACGGCTCGTCCGCCGCCGGGTCTCCCGCCGCCTCCGACGGTTTCCGGGGCCATGTGCGGCAGCAGCTGGGCCCGGTGGCCGTCCAGTGGCTCGACGACCCCGCGCTGCGGGCCCGGATCACCGCCGTCATCTGCCCGCTTCCCGACCTGGCGGATCCCGGGGAAGCCAAGCTGCTGCTGCGCGGTGAATCGGCCGAGGACCGGGCCCGGGTCGCCGACTGGCTGGACCAGATGCGGCAGCACCTCGAAACCCATCCAGCACGCAGCCTCGTTCAGATCAGGGAAGCGGTGTGCACCCGCCTGCTCGCGCGGATCTGGGGCGTGGCGGCCGGCAGCGAGCTGGCCGTGGAGTGCGGCCGGCGGGGATTCCCCTCGCTGCGCCAAGCCGCCGGTGCCTTCCGTCCGTTCGCCCTCGGCTACCTGTCCGACCAGACGGCCCGGACCGCCCGGACGACCGAGACGGCACCGACGGCGCCAACCGCCCCAGCAACCCCAGTAGCCCCAGCGGCACCAGCAGCCCGGACGAGCGGAGCGCGCGGCCATGCCTAA
- a CDS encoding HAMP domain-containing sensor histidine kinase — protein sequence MAAARRGSLRARLMIGVVLLAAGGMVAVNAVSLIGLRLNLIDVADATLAKARTTVQHRVSDRAAPVNSAGLNSLIPDGVYVALADDRGRVVAQTPSRDLNGQLRARPDLPAPVPDGFADQPLTLSAKGAPVPRYRVLSFPVGPSATVRPAPGAPPERFSTVVVAKSLQPAEDVVYWLVGADAAATLAALGGIVLLSRGVLRVGLRPLRDMAATATAVADGDIDQRIEVARRHSEVGEVATALNRAFDERQRSEEQLRQFVANASHELRTPLTTIRGWAQLHLHGLAQDPELIERAMLRIEGEAARMHATVEELLLLARLDQGRPLAGAPVSLGTLAEDAVGDARVRDPGKPVTVEVEGEVFACGDEDRLRQVLQNLLSNALRYTPPGTPISVGARALPGDTVELTVRDQGPGMPPETAERIFERFYRGEESRDPAAGGTGLGLSIVKSITEAHGGTVTVRTAPGEGSTFTVTLPAPR from the coding sequence GTGGCCGCCGCCCGGCGCGGCTCCTTGCGGGCGCGGCTGATGATCGGGGTCGTCCTGCTGGCGGCCGGGGGCATGGTGGCCGTCAACGCGGTGTCGCTGATCGGGCTGCGCCTCAACCTCATCGATGTCGCCGACGCCACGCTCGCCAAGGCCCGCACCACCGTGCAGCACCGGGTCAGTGACCGGGCGGCCCCGGTCAACTCGGCCGGCCTCAACTCCCTCATCCCCGACGGCGTGTACGTCGCGCTGGCCGACGACCGCGGCCGGGTCGTCGCCCAGACCCCGTCACGTGACCTCAACGGGCAGCTCCGGGCCCGACCCGACCTGCCGGCACCGGTGCCGGACGGCTTCGCCGACCAGCCCCTGACCCTGTCGGCGAAGGGAGCGCCGGTACCCCGCTACCGCGTCCTGAGCTTCCCCGTCGGCCCGTCCGCCACGGTCCGGCCCGCGCCCGGCGCGCCGCCCGAGCGGTTCAGCACGGTCGTGGTCGCCAAGAGCCTCCAGCCGGCGGAGGACGTCGTCTACTGGCTGGTCGGCGCCGATGCCGCCGCCACGCTGGCCGCGCTCGGCGGCATCGTGCTGCTCAGCCGCGGCGTACTCCGCGTGGGTTTGCGGCCGTTGCGCGACATGGCCGCCACCGCGACGGCCGTCGCCGACGGCGACATCGACCAGCGCATCGAGGTCGCCCGCCGCCACTCCGAGGTGGGGGAGGTCGCCACCGCCCTCAACCGGGCGTTCGACGAACGGCAGCGGTCCGAGGAACAGCTGCGGCAGTTCGTGGCCAACGCCTCGCACGAACTGCGCACCCCGCTGACCACGATCCGCGGCTGGGCGCAACTGCATCTGCACGGTCTGGCCCAGGATCCCGAACTCATCGAGCGGGCGATGCTGCGCATCGAGGGCGAGGCGGCCCGGATGCACGCCACGGTCGAAGAACTGCTGCTGCTCGCCCGGCTCGACCAGGGCCGCCCGCTCGCCGGCGCACCGGTCAGCCTCGGCACGCTCGCCGAGGACGCCGTCGGCGATGCCCGGGTCCGCGACCCCGGCAAGCCGGTCACCGTCGAGGTGGAGGGCGAGGTCTTCGCCTGCGGCGACGAGGACCGGCTCCGGCAGGTGCTGCAGAACCTCCTGAGCAACGCGCTGCGCTACACCCCGCCGGGCACGCCGATATCGGTGGGCGCCCGTGCGCTGCCCGGCGACACGGTGGAGCTGACGGTCCGCGACCAGGGCCCCGGTATGCCCCCCGAGACCGCGGAGCGCATCTTCGAACGCTTCTACCGCGGCGAGGAGTCCCGCGATCCGGCCGCCGGCGGCACGGGCCTCGGCCTGAGCATCGTCAAATCGATCACCGAAGCACACGGCGGCACGGTGACGGTCCGCACCGCCCCGGGCGAGGGCAGCACCTTCACCGTCACCCTGCCCGCGCCACGATGA
- a CDS encoding response regulator transcription factor, producing MPTPSPTSDAPLPRGTGQRLLVVDDDPRMAELLETTLGLAGYSVATAGCGAQALSAYAAQPPDLLVLDVMLPDMDGFAVCRRLVENGARLPVLFLTARDSVEDRVTGFAMGADDYLTKPFSLPELLARVHALLRRAGRSAEESPLLRFADLSVDERSRRVRRGDRLIALSPTEYKLLRYLLINADQVMSKEQIMDHVWQHRFGAGVVEKLVSRLRAKVDDRSPALIHTMRGFGYSLRLPGAG from the coding sequence ATGCCCACCCCCTCGCCGACGAGTGACGCGCCGTTGCCCCGGGGGACCGGGCAACGGCTGCTCGTCGTGGATGACGACCCGCGGATGGCGGAGCTGCTGGAGACCACCCTGGGCCTCGCGGGCTACTCGGTGGCGACCGCGGGTTGCGGTGCGCAGGCCCTGAGCGCGTACGCGGCGCAGCCCCCGGATCTGCTGGTGCTGGACGTCATGCTGCCCGACATGGACGGCTTCGCCGTGTGCCGGCGGCTGGTGGAGAACGGGGCGCGGCTGCCGGTCCTGTTCCTGACCGCGCGGGATTCCGTCGAGGACCGGGTGACGGGCTTCGCCATGGGCGCGGACGACTACCTCACCAAGCCCTTCAGCCTCCCCGAGCTGCTGGCCAGGGTGCACGCCTTGCTGCGGCGGGCCGGCCGGTCCGCGGAGGAGAGCCCGCTGCTGCGTTTCGCCGACCTGAGCGTGGACGAGCGCAGCAGGCGGGTGCGCCGCGGGGACCGGCTGATCGCGCTCTCCCCGACCGAGTACAAACTGCTGCGGTATCTGCTGATCAACGCCGACCAGGTGATGTCGAAAGAACAGATCATGGACCACGTCTGGCAGCACCGCTTCGGGGCGGGCGTCGTCGAGAAGCTGGTGTCCCGGCTGAGGGCGAAGGTGGACGACCGGTCCCCCGCCCTGATCCACACGATGCGCGGTTTCGGCTACAGCCTGCGCCTGCCCGGAGCCGGCTGA